One window from the genome of Natrialba magadii ATCC 43099 encodes:
- a CDS encoding trimeric intracellular cation channel family protein, producing the protein MSQDAITVLFGDPFAVMNTIGLVAFALVGSSKAIREEFDVFGIAIVGLAMAFAGGVTRDLLVTRVPLALQSPIEIGLGLLGVGLAIALSVVLSSPEQHPITIVSDAIGLAAFATTGAIVATEAGVSAFGVVAIATINAVGGGAFADILLDRAPFILFEDFYASCAVLGGSAYWLVGTVGGAEGLAAVACAAVTVVTRLAAVTYSWSLPTVHHLGRQGNR; encoded by the coding sequence GTGAGTCAGGACGCCATCACGGTACTGTTCGGCGATCCGTTCGCCGTCATGAACACGATCGGACTCGTCGCGTTCGCCCTCGTCGGCTCGTCGAAGGCGATCCGTGAGGAGTTCGACGTGTTTGGAATCGCCATCGTCGGCCTGGCGATGGCGTTCGCCGGTGGCGTCACCCGGGACCTGCTCGTCACACGCGTCCCGCTGGCGCTCCAGTCACCGATAGAAATCGGTCTGGGCCTGCTCGGTGTTGGGCTGGCAATCGCGCTGAGCGTCGTTCTGTCGTCGCCCGAACAACATCCAATCACCATCGTCTCCGACGCGATCGGGCTGGCTGCCTTCGCGACGACCGGTGCAATCGTCGCGACGGAGGCCGGTGTCTCTGCGTTCGGCGTCGTCGCAATCGCAACGATCAACGCCGTCGGCGGCGGCGCGTTCGCGGATATTCTCCTCGATCGCGCCCCGTTCATCCTCTTCGAGGACTTCTACGCGAGCTGTGCGGTTCTGGGCGGCAGCGCCTACTGGCTCGTCGGAACGGTCGGTGGTGCCGAAGGGCTAGCCGCCGTGGCCTGTGCGGCAGTGACCGTCGTGACTCGGTTGGCTGCGGTGACGTACAGCTGGAGTCTCCCGACGGTCCACCACCTGGGTCGACAGGGCAACCGGTAA
- a CDS encoding FAD-binding oxidoreductase: MTHDCSFLADLSLADDQVSFATGRRETHAADWGAQQTDEGVVPDAVVWAEETADVAAVLESATEHGVPVTPYAAGTGLEGNAVPAEGGISLDLTRMDDVIDYRPDDFQIDVGPGIIGDAVDEYVAGDGLWFPPLPSSGDISTIGGMIATDASGMQTVKYGEVADWVLALEAVLADGTVIQTGSRASKTSSGYNLTDLLVGSEGTLAVITEATLELAGRPQQIRGGRAIFETLDDAAEAIFDAIRTDVDVARIELVDELSAHMANEYLGSDLPDAPMVFLEFHANHGIEEEIDLCQMIFEDHDVVQFELSSDDAEMAELWEVRRELAYAEVNYDPELTPIHPGDVTVPISSYPEIVREAKRIAGETDLLIPCFGHAGDGNLHYTVLVDPEDPGFVERGEEAYRELVELALDMGGTATGEHGIGQGKQAYLEPEHGAGGVDAMRRVKRALDPTGTLNPGKVFPAESDEEAGR, encoded by the coding sequence ATGACACACGACTGCTCGTTTCTCGCGGACCTCTCCCTGGCCGACGACCAGGTTTCGTTCGCGACGGGACGACGAGAGACGCACGCAGCCGACTGGGGCGCACAGCAGACCGACGAGGGCGTCGTTCCGGACGCGGTCGTCTGGGCGGAAGAGACTGCTGACGTAGCCGCCGTACTCGAGTCGGCCACCGAACACGGCGTCCCGGTCACACCCTACGCGGCGGGGACGGGACTCGAGGGCAACGCCGTTCCGGCCGAGGGCGGCATCAGCCTCGATCTGACGCGAATGGACGACGTGATCGACTACCGACCGGACGACTTCCAGATCGACGTCGGGCCGGGCATCATCGGCGACGCCGTCGACGAGTACGTCGCGGGCGACGGCCTCTGGTTCCCGCCGCTGCCCTCCTCGGGCGACATCTCGACGATTGGCGGCATGATCGCGACCGACGCGAGCGGCATGCAGACCGTCAAGTACGGCGAGGTAGCCGACTGGGTGCTCGCACTCGAGGCCGTCCTCGCCGACGGCACCGTGATTCAGACCGGCTCGCGGGCGAGCAAGACCTCAAGCGGCTACAACCTCACCGACCTGCTCGTCGGGAGCGAGGGCACCCTCGCCGTCATCACCGAGGCCACACTCGAGTTGGCCGGCCGGCCACAGCAGATTCGCGGCGGGCGAGCCATCTTCGAGACGCTTGACGATGCGGCTGAAGCTATCTTCGACGCGATTCGGACGGACGTCGACGTGGCGCGGATCGAACTCGTCGACGAGTTGAGTGCCCACATGGCAAACGAGTATCTCGGCTCGGACTTGCCCGACGCGCCGATGGTCTTTCTCGAGTTCCACGCGAATCACGGCATCGAGGAGGAGATCGATCTCTGTCAAATGATCTTCGAGGACCACGACGTGGTGCAGTTCGAGCTGAGTTCGGACGACGCCGAGATGGCCGAGCTCTGGGAAGTACGCCGGGAACTGGCCTACGCCGAGGTGAACTACGATCCGGAGCTGACGCCGATCCATCCAGGTGACGTGACGGTACCGATCAGCTCCTACCCCGAAATCGTCCGCGAAGCCAAGCGGATCGCGGGAGAGACGGACCTCTTGATCCCCTGCTTCGGCCACGCGGGTGACGGGAACCTCCACTATACCGTCCTCGTCGACCCCGAGGACCCCGGGTTCGTCGAACGTGGGGAGGAGGCGTACCGAGAGCTCGTGGAACTCGCGCTGGACATGGGCGGTACGGCGACCGGTGAGCACGGTATCGGCCAGGGCAAGCAGGCGTATCTCGAGCCCGAGCACGGAGCTGGTGGGGTAGACGCAATGCGTCGGGTCAAGCGGGCACTCGATCCGACGGGGACGCTGAACCCTGGGAAGGTTTTCCCAGCGGAGAGCGACGAGGAAGCGGGTCGGTAG